atctaccccagtgcttagtacagtaccaggcactgtagtaagtgcttaacaaatactagaaaaaaAAACCAGTGAAAGTCCGTAGAAGGATAAGTAAGCTTAAGCATTTATGAACCTGGGGGCCTAGTTCAGGAAATGGTACAGAATGAGGTAGAGATTTGTGTTTTATGGCTGGATTTGACTTTGTGCTACTCTGTCTTCCTACTGATGCACTGTTgagatttactgtatgcaaattcGATTTCAATTCCTGTTTATGATTTTATTTAATACACAGTCTACCTTTCTTTAGCTGAATAAAATATTATTTCATCTCTTTTCTACTATGAAGTGGGAGAGCATGTATGTTTTGTGTTCTGGACACCAAGTCCATATTTGGTATATACTATTAAGGAATAGTTGGGATTCAGAAAATCCCGCTGGGCCCCAGCTATTAGCTCCGGTGTGGAACACGGCCAGATGGCAGAAACCTAACCGATTCCCACATCTTTTGGGTGggattaaattttaaaattaaggGATGGGGGTTGTGAGTTACATGAGTAATTTCTGTGTGCTCCAGCTGGGTAGCATTCTCATGGGCTTGTTGTAGACCTGGGACTGCAAATTCCTCAACATTTTGACTGCCTGGATTTCTGTCCCAGGTATCAGAAAGTCTCCGTGAATCCTTTGGAAAGGAAATCCAGGGATACTGTCTAAAATGCCAAATTCTTTATTTTAGGATCAGGTCTTTCTAGGCCAACTGTCCTGGTTGCTGACAAATGTACATGGGGATATGGTCCCAGAATACGAAGCAGTCAGTGCCTAAACAAGACTTACCCTGGTACTTTCAGTTTTCATGCACTGGAAAGTCATTTTGCCCTGTGGTCCAGAGCCATGTAATCAGTGTACTATACTTGGTCCATATTCCATCTTTCACTGGCTTAGCCGCCATTGTTCACTTATATAGCGTGTCCCCTTGCATCATGCCCTTGGGCTTGGACTCCTTCATATTTCGTATCCTACAGAACCATCACTTTCGCCTTCTTCAGACCcttactaaaatcccacctcctccaagaagctttccctaagttACATTGCCTTTCTCCACCCAATTTggcctccctctgcatcaccttagCACGTAGGTCTGTACCACTTAAGcaccctactcccagccccacagcagctaCATatcttttttcatgatatttgttaagtgctcactatgtgcctgacactctgatacgttctggggtagatacaagttaagtgggttggacgcagtccatgtcccacatggggctcacactcttaatccccatttcacagatgaggcaactgaggcacagagaagttaagtgacttgcccaaggtcataaagcagacaagtggtggagctgggattagaacccaggtccttctgacttccaggtccatgctcgatgcccttctgacttccaggtccatgcttgatctatgaggtcatgctgcttctccttatcctCTGCTACTTccactatctgcaatttattttaacgtttttctcccccactagactaacagttccttgaaggtagggatcatcatcatcaatgatatttactgagtgcttataatgtgcagagtactgaactaagttcttgggggagatcaatacaacagagttagacacattccctgcccacaatgaacttagattctagagggggacacagacattaaaatgaataaataatttataatatttaatttaaagattgtttctaccacctctattgtactgtactctccaactgcttagcatagtgctctgcacactgtaagcactcaataaacaccattgatcagCTGATTGAGTAAATGGGGACATAGAAAGATTTCTCATTTTGTAAGCAATAAAATACTGATGTCTTGATAATCCTGCCTCTTTCCATCAGTTGTCAAGGAATATGGGTAAGAAAACAATAGCAGGGAAGTGCTAAAATTAGGCCCTGCAACATATAATACAGAATAACACCTGTAAGGAGATGCTGTCAGAATTCATAGTTTTTTCTTCTGATTTTGGTCCTGAATTTGTTCTTCTCCACTTTATTGTTCCATTGCTTGAAGCTTGTCACTGAGAATGTCGGCCACCAGGTTCAGTTTACATTTGCGAAGGGCTTTCAACAATTCAGAAACGTTTGCTTCGTTCCTCTTTATATTCTGCCAGGCTTTCAGGCACTCCCTGAATTGTTCTATCATGTCATAAGGGTGTGCATAAACAATGCTGTCAATTTTGGTGTCGGTAACTCCAAGTGTGCGAATCagctttttccattctcttcccacatgCTCACATATAATATCAAATGCTGCACTCAGtcgctctgtaaaaaaaaaaacaaaaacaaaatggtaGTGAGGAAGCTAAATGAGCAGTTCTATAGGTGAATTTTTCAGGATAAAGAATCTTTGTATACCCCAACTACTGACTTTCAAAATattgagaaacaacgtggcttagtggaaagagcctgggcatgggagtgagaggacctggcctctaatttcagctctgccacttacctgctgtgtgtatctgggaaagtcacttaacttctctgtgcctcatttctgcctctgtaaaatggggattcaatacctgttctcccctgggGATAggaactacattcattcattcaacgtattttttgagcacttactgtgtacagagcactgtactaagtgcttggaaagtacaattcagcaataaagagagacaatgcccaaattgggcttacagtctagaccaatCTAATCATCTtatcacggtgcttggcacacaagtaagcacttaacaaataccaaattattatcatttcaccgtgagctccatttggggcagggattgggtctgatttgattatcctgtacagcactaggctcatagtaagtaaatcattattactgttgtgtaCAGGTGCACCACCAATCATTCCCACGCAAACTGTTGTTGTGGTTGCCTTATTCTGTTCAGTAGTGTCTGACCCGTAGCAACGCCACAGactcatctctcctagaacgGACACATCAGGAGAGCTTTATTGCCAGTCCTATCCACATGGCTAGAAATGGACAATTTGGTAATGAATAAACTTCACATTTAAGCATTGGCAATTTAGAGTGTGTAGGGCTCTGGAATTCTGCAGCTACTAAAGGCCAATCTATGTGATGAGAGCCAAGAGAACTCTGCCTCCCCAAACTTGTGAAACCAGCAGTTATTTGCAGGGTAACTTGTAATTTGTAGGAAGACCCAGCCCGTTTCACCCCTTTGGAATTCCCCAGGGCAGCTTACCCTCAGGAGCGAATGTGAAGGCCTTGTGGgtggaaacatgcctaccaattcttttgtactgtattctcccaagtgggcaGTACAATgaaaccagtaagtgctcaataaatactcctgattgactgactgactgattcgtgactgattaactgattacttGCAGCAGTTCCAAAATCGGACACTTTTTTGAGTTTGGCAGGCACAGAAGCTGATTGGAGGAGGAACAAAAGTTTCCTGGCAGAGGGAAGCAGGAATGTGGCCTGGAGAGAGACCTTCCTCTTTCTGCTGGAAACCTTCCCCCCTACACTGCAAGCCCATTCATTGTTCCCACCATAAACTTGTTTCCTCTCAGCTGGTTTCTGACTAGACTGCTACTGAGGTCTTGAACTTTCACTGAAGCCCACATAATGTGCTGTATAGAGAGCCAATCTTGGTAACTGTAAAACACAGACctaaaatgggagaagagagaataggAAGATGTCATCTCCTCAGAAATCCTCTCCTGAGCATGCgtgcatgcacaaacacacacccacatactCACATTAGGTTCTGTATTACTAGTACTAATAGTCATCACCTTTATTAGGCATTTTTTATGTTCAAAGCAATCTAGTAAGCAAAGAAATATGCAGATGAGGTACagtcttaataatgttaataatgttggtatttgttaagcgcttactatgtgcagagcactgttctaagcgctgaggtagatacaggggaatcaggttgtcccacatggggctcatagtcttaatccccattttacagatgaggtaactggggcacagagaagctaagtgacttgcccacagtcacacagctgacaagtggcagagctgggatttgaactcatgacctctgactccaaagcccgtgctctttccactgtgccacactgcttctctgtaccagtCTTGGTACCTGGTCCctaaaggctcacaatctaagaatgaggaaggggttggggatAGTGACAGGCAAGTAAGGAGCAGTTAACAAAAAGATGAAAGACAGAGACAATGAAAAACAGGAAAGAAACAGCAGGATTTCAAACTTCTCACAGTTCACACCACAGTACCCAGTGAACAGAGGTTGAAAAAATCACTGTGGTGACCACATCAACTCAAATAAtaacacaatgataataataaatgataatgatatatttgttgagggcttactatgtactaagcactgttctaagtgctgcatgcAGCTCACTACCAACGTTCACTGCTGAAAGAgagtgaaaaagaaagagagagagatatggtTCTGGTTAAATTCCATTAAATTCTGTAGTTAAACTGCTAGTGATAGCCATGATATTGTGGATCTGCCTGCTTTAAATGCTGCCTTTAACTGTGGGGTTTGACAGCACACACTTTTTACTAGGAGTTCATAGGTTGCATTCATTGTCTATTTTTCCCAGTCTCAGTTGGGggttactgtgagcccattgtgggcaaagattgtctctatttgttgctgaattgtacttcccaagctcttagtacagtgctctgcacacagtaagtgctcaataaatatgattgaatgaatgaatgacgatctTACCAGGATCCTCTTATTGGTAACCTCACTAAGTTTTTACCATTTCATTCAGATTTCCTGTGAACAGagaatagctaataataataataatggtattttaagtgcttactatgtgccaaggactatactaagcactggggtagatactagatggtCAGTTCCCACACGGTACTCACATTTTAAGGAGATGGAAGcataggtattgaacccccattttccagatgaggggcctgaggatcagagaagttgagtgacttttccaaggtcacagagcaggtaagtggcagagccagcattagaatacAGGTCATTTGACTCGCAGgctcgtcctctttccactaggccaggttgcttcccaTAGCTATGGCTTAACTGTTCCTCTGTTTGAAGTGCACTGAGTTGAGGCAGCTTTATGCGGTGGAATGCAATCGCTCACTCAGTTTAGAGTCTGGAGATAATAGGGGGACactactctctgctcttccccaacaTTAGCAACTACTGGCATACCAGGCCATTTTTGCTGCTGGGCCAATTTTTAGAGCTAAATGGGGCTCTGATGACTGGGCAGGGTGTCATGCTTGACACGTTACCTTGTTCCTAGGCTGACTCCATTACTGCAACTagtggccagaggtaggactccTATACACCTAGTGGTACATTTGCGGTGGtttgagggaggcaggaggacatgtcAGGGAAAAGAGCCAGGTCCAAAACAGCACCTTCAGCACAAAACCCATTTTCCTTTGCCCGGCTAAGCAAGCTACTGGCTTCAACTCTGatccacggagaagcagcatggcctaatagatggggcatgggcctgggaatcagaaggacctgggttctaatcctggctccaccacttctttgctgtgtgaccctgagcaagtcactttacttctttgggcctcagttacctcatctgtaaaatgagtattaagactgactttgaaccccatttgggatcgTGTCTAAGTTGATAAGCTTGTATagaccccagcacacagtacggtgcctagcacattgtaagcatttaacatataccattaaaaacaaaaaaatgagtcCTTGCCAAACAAGATTCTGACTTAGTACTGAGgatgaagcagaatggcctagtggatagagcgagggcctgggagtcacgtaattccagctctgtcaataatcacaacaataataataatagtacttctaagcatttactatttgctaagcactgttctaagtgttgaggtagatataagttaatcatgttggacacagttcctgtctcacttggggctcacactcttatccccattttacagatgaggtaactgaggcccagagaagccaagtgagtgcctaatgtcatacagcagacatgtggcggagcggggattagaatccaggtcctaatgcctcccaggtctgtgctcgattcactaagccacactgcttctaacttgtccattgtgtgaccttgggcaagccacttaacttctgtgtgcctcagatacctcatctgcaaaatggggattaaaactgtgcatccatgtggaatctgattagcttcgatctaccccactgcttagtacaatgcctgacacatagtaagtgcttaatcaataccatgaaaaagggcTTCCACTCTCAAATGGACACTTCTCCCTCCTTATACATCAATAGGTATACTCATTTTACCCTTACCAAAGCTAAACTCTATATTACATCTATGAGATAGTAACTTTTACCATATTAAACTGAGGATTATCTTTCTCAGACCTCTCTGTTTGTTCATTTTagtacttctaataataataattataattatggtatttattaagcacttactatgtgccagacactacactaagcggtgaggtgggtacaagaaaatcagtttggacacagtccctgtcccacctaaggctccttttacagatgaggttacttaggcacagagaagtgaaatgacttgcctaaggccacactccaaagtggcagagtcaggattagacccatgaccttctgactcctagatccatgttctatccactacaccatgctgcagtcTGTTTTCTAAACTTGTAGAGCTCGTATTTTTAATCATGCAGAATTTACATTTTTAAAGAAACTCACCTTAAGAAAAAATCATATTATTACACTTGCATCAAGACTAATGCCATATGCATGTGCACAATTGTTACTCCACTGTAAAATATTCTAACCACATGGACATGTGTTGTCAAAGAATTTTCCCTAATTTCCCAAGAGTGTTTGTTCTAAAATGTATAGTGAAAACACACGCTATGGAAGAAATGCCTGGTATATAAAAAAGTTATAATCGAAAGCGAAAGATCCTGACTGTAAACTTCTtcactagactgtcagttcctttaGGTAGGCATTGTTTGTACTAGCTCCAATGTACTGTTCcaatctcttaatacagtgctctgtgcaccataataattatggcatttaagtgcttactatgggccaaccgctgtactagatacaagataatgaggccagacatagtccctgtcacatttggggctcacagcctaaataggtggggattaggatttaatccctagtttacaggttagataactgaagcacagagaaagttcacacagcaggcaagtggcagagcagagaatagaacccaggttctctggctcccaggcccattctcttcccacccagTTGTGCTGTTTCCCAATAAATAATACTTGACTGACTGGCTACCTGAATGTCACTTGCTTAGGTATCTTATTATCTGTTACTAGTTTGGATAATCAGAAAAGAGGTTCAGATCATTACAGAAAATGGAGCAAGTTCTCAGCTCAATTCAACCAAATGAAATTGGGTTTAGCTGTCTGAATCGAATCTCATTCCAAACCATTCAAATAACCAGCACACTGTTCTGACACATCAAACGTGGAAGGGTGTTCATACCTCTTTCCCTTGGGTCTAGTAGATCTTCGGTAGCAGATCCATATTTTTCAAACTTGTCCAAATCGGCCAACAGATCTTCTCTTTTAAGTGATTGGAACATCTCCCTAAGGAAGTTAACGTTGCTTCTGGAGATGTCATTTTGATCTATCAGAATGGTGAAAAGATCGATTCCATTTTGGACCTCTTCTAGTTTTCTTTTTCCAACTTTTTGTCTGCTCAAAAACTTGATGCTAGCAATTTCACTTTCCCTTAAATTCATGGAGAATTTGTGCAATAAGCATAAAAATGGATCCATAATGACAGTCCTTCAAGAGAATAAACAAATATATTTAGAGTTGAATGAAAATAAAGAAATGTTTTTAAGCAATTTAGACCTAGATAACCAGGGCTCTATGTTTTTGAAATAAAATTTAAACTTTTTTCAAAAGCAAAAAGGATTATTAATTGGCACCTTCCATGTGGAGTTAGCACTTGCACAAAACAGCAACTCCGCTGAAGAGCACTTTCAGTTTCACATTGTTTCTAATCTCTGCCTTCATAAGAACCTTATTTTATGACAACTTTCTTCACAGTTCAATGCCAATGGTTCCAAACAAACAGCACACTTTCTTTGGGAAATTAAATGAAAATAGGTTCAGGTTCGGAGAAAGGATTACTTACTTCCTGGTACTATTTGGGTGACCTTGCAGACAACTTGCATCAGGAAGAACAACTTCTGGGTCAGATAAATGCCCctcccactgaaaaaaaaatctattcctgTAACCGGAAATTACCCTACCCCAGTCTTTAACTTTTTAGTTAGGGAGAGTCCAATTGTCAGTAGATGGCACTACACTACAAGTATCGGGCCTGCAACTAAGATTCTTCCTGCACATTTGCAAACAGTCAAAAAAGAGAGGGGacatctctatctctctgtcttccctcccttccaaaaaaaaaaaaaataaaaataagtgtAAACCAGATAGCGTTGTTTGGCATTTGAGCTTTAAGATTATTTCGAGTGATTCagttgatgttttgttttgttttgtctttgcaTTGGCAGGGCGAACAGACTAAACCAAGAGGTCCTCTTCATCTTTAATGTTGATGACTCTTAAGGCATTTCAGTTTATTGCCGCTCTCCACCTTGATCCTTTTATTACTAACACCCAGTGTTCCCAAAACTTTGTATAATCCATTTGCCTCCCGATGCTCGTTCCCCGACTTTGAAGATCAGTCAGCATTAGAGGGCTGGCACAACCCAAGCCTGATTTGTTGTTGAAGCAATCCTGCTTCACTTAATATTCTGTGTTTGCAGACAGAACTTTGTCTGTTGCACTGTGGGTATGGATGACTCCACTCTTTCTCAGATTTCTATTGTCTCTTCTCTTTCAGTTTAGTTTTTCAATATGTCATTTTTGGGAGAGGCTCTAACCTCCATTGCATTACAGGGAAATAAGATTGAAAACGCCCAACCaggtttagtcaatcaatcaatcatatttattgagcacttactatgtgcagagcactgtactaaatgcttgggagagtatagtacaacagaattagctgacacgttctctgcccataccaagcttacagcctcccattttcccctcatATTTCTTGCGCTGAAGTCGACTCTTCAGCAGCAAATACCCTCTACTTGTATCAGTGATGAGGAGTAGAGCAAATATTTTGGGGAGGGCAGCCCTAGCTGGTGAATGCTGGTTAGGTCTTTGAATATCCTCACTGTCAGTCCTTGTAGCTTAGGGTTTTAGGCTTTGGACTTTGCAAAAATCTCTCCACAGAGCTCCACGAGTTCAATCTCTCTTATTATTGGTGCTGTACTAGGGagtgatatttttaaaaatccctctatattgtaagcttgctatgagcagagaatgtgtctgctaaatatgttcatttgtactctccaaagtgcttagtacagtgctctgcacatagtaagtgctcaattaatacgattgattgaagcagGCTCCGCTGCCGGGGACAATCAGCATATCCACAGATAGAGCAGCCCGTCCTGGGATGAGATGATttgggggctgggatgggcagATGGGACAATgggaaggtcagtcagtcaatcatatttattgagtgcttactgtgtgcagagcactctactaagtacttgggagagcctcctcccctgttctcttcccctcccttcaggctcatatctcctcctgcctccaggacgtctccacctggatgtctgcccaccacctaaaactcaacttgtccaaaactgagctccctatcttccctcccaaaccctgtcctcttcccgatTTTCCTCTCACTGTGGATGGtgcgaccattcttcccgtctctcaagcccgcaaccttggtgtcatccttgactccgctctctcattcatcccacacatccaatccgtcaccaatgcctgccacctttacaatatctgtCACCAATccatcacctttacaatattgccaagatccgctccttcctctccatccaaatggctatcgtactggtacaagctctcataatatcctggctggattactgtgtcagccttctctctgacctcccttcctcctgtctccccctactccagtctattcttcattccgctgcctggatcatcttcctgcagaaacgctctgggcatgtcactcccttccttaaaaacctccagtggttgcccatcaacctccgcacgaaacaaaaccttctcattctgggcttcaaggctctccatcaccttgccccctcctatctgtcctcccttctctctttctactgcccaccctgcagactccgctcctctaccgctcaccttctcaccatctCCCGTTCAAgcttatcccgccatcgacctctggcccacgtcctaccgctgtcctgaaatgccctccctcctcacctccgccaaactaactttcttcctcacttcaaaaccctactgaaagctcacctcctccaagaggccttcccagactgagctttcccttttccctctgctccctctgctccctctgctccctctctgctccccctccgccctctgttccctttcccttcccccttttcctcccctcagctaagcccacttttccctccgctcctcatcccctcccctcagtactgtgctcatttgtatatatttttattactctatttattttgttaatgaggtgtacaaccccttgattctatatatcatgattatgttgtcttgtttttgtccatctgtctcccccgattagtctgtaagcccatcattgggctgggattgtctctatctgttgccaaattgtatattccaagtgcttagtacagtgttctgcacatagtaagcgctcaataaatacgattgaataaatgaatgaatgaatgagagtgcaatataacaataaaacaggcacattccaggAAAGTGAAGTCACAGGGAGCAGGCAGATGAGATtggtaggaagagaagggaatgatATCTTTGGGGAAGGAGACAATGGCATTCACAAGGGTCCAGGGCATCCAGAAGCCTGCCCTCTGCTTCCGCCAGGCTCGGCCATGTGGCTGTTCCTGCCCAGTGGTGCTACCTGCCACTGCCTactccctctctatctctgtctgtctgcctctgtctctttccatttttttctgtctctgtctctgcatctctgttcctgtctctttctctctgctttgcATCTACCCATAGATGTGATATGTTCTGTAATGTAATTAATCAAGCTGAACCCCACGTAGGTCTTAATCAGACCAAGGAAatgacatcattaaaaaaatattggTAAAACTAAGCCCAATTCCAGGCctggaggaaaggagatgggaggggaataTATGTTCCACGGCAGCAGAAGCCCATGCTGGTTGAGGAGACCATGGTGGCCTAGTCTCTCCCTTGTGCCCAGGGCAGGGCCAGCTCTCCACACCTGCTTCCTTGCAAAATACTGGAGTCTAGCTAATGAGGCTCATGGGGACAGGGCTGCCTTCGAtcttgggaaggaggggagccaACATGAAGACCTACGCCAGGCTGGAGATTTCAGGAGGAGACAGTGAAGCAGAGTGGGAGAGCtgtagccctggaagtcagaggttctgggttctagtcttggctttgccacctgtctactatgtggtcttgggcaatctGTTTAAacttcccatgcctcagtttcctcttctgtaaaatactgTAAACTATTTTATTTCTGTAAAATTCTGTAAAGTACCTGAACCCTGCCTTGCAGGGGAGTTGTGGGGAGCAAATTACAATAACTGCCAAAAGGTGTTTTGGCAAAAaaagcatcaaatagaaactcaggTCTTGTCTAactcaccactgatctcttggCCATGTACCGGCCCtgaactggaacaccctccctcttcatatctgatatataatcactttcctcactttctaagccttatcgaaagcacgtctcctccaagaggccttccccgactaagccatcatttcctcttcttacactcccttctgcgtcacctttgcacttggaaatccacccttaattcacccccctTCAACTCCAAAGTACTTATCTACATGTACaaaatgtatttatgttaatgtttgcatccccatctagactttaagcacactgtgggcaggggacatgtctcctaactctgttataccgtactatCTGAATCGCTTAGTgcaccgcacacggtaagcacctaataaatacgatggattgatcgatcaattgcaGGGGTGACATGGGATCACCCCGATCTCA
This portion of the Ornithorhynchus anatinus isolate Pmale09 chromosome 3, mOrnAna1.pri.v4, whole genome shotgun sequence genome encodes:
- the FADD gene encoding FAS-associated death domain protein, producing the protein MDPFLCLLHKFSMNLRESEIASIKFLSRQKVGKRKLEEVQNGIDLFTILIDQNDISRSNVNFLREMFQSLKREDLLADLDKFEKYGSATEDLLDPRERERLSAAFDIICEHVGREWKKLIRTLGVTDTKIDSIVYAHPYDMIEQFRECLKAWQNIKRNEANVSELLKALRKCKLNLVADILSDKLQAMEQ